Sequence from the Clostridium butyricum genome:
CTTCAGTTCCTAAAAGCATAGAAAGCATATATCCACCAATCCATAAACATAATACTGTATAAAAAGGTGTTGCTGTCGAACCATAATTAGGCCATGGAAATAACCTGTTATCCTCAATTTCAACTGGATTTGCCATAAAGTCACTTTGTGTTTGCCAATCATTTGTTATTAATTCCAATACTTCATCTATATCTTCTTTATCATCAAATTCCTTTATTTTTGCCGCTAGCTTATGTACCTTATCCTGAAGATCTGGAAAATCATTTTGAAGATCTACAAGCTGATCATGTGTTCTATTAGATATATCCATAAATGTATTAAGTAAATTATCTATCTCTGGTAAAATAGCTTTACTTTGACCTATTAACGTCAAACCATTATCTCCAATATTTCGTATAAGATCTATTTCGCTATTTATATCTTTTACAATATCAGTGCTATAATCGTCAATTATGTCTGCAACAAGACCATGAACATCATTTACAAGTGCTTTTATATCAGTTAAAAACTGAATATCTAATTTTTCTCCATTATCAAGATCGTTAATTTTATCTTTAACTCTTTCATTAATAGTTGCTAATTTCTCATCAATAGTATCCAATCTATTATTTATCATTGTTACTATTTTACTCATTTCTTTTAAATTCTTCTGAATACTTTCAAGTGCTTCAACTTGTTTGTTATACTGATTTAATAAATCCTTAAGGTTATCATATATCTCTACATCATTACCTATTTCAATTTTAGGAATATCTACTTTAGATATTTTATTAAGCACTCTAGATAACTTTTTCAACTGATCTCTTACACCTTGAGTTGTTATCTGCATTGCATCAACTGTATCTGATACAGTTAATAATGTTTTTTTTGCTGTTTCAGGTAATATATTATCATCAAGATTTCCTAAGGTAACATTTAATGAATCTAATTTTTCTTCTGCACTTACAAGCTTTTCCTTAATATCAGGAGACAGTTCATCAAGTTCACTTTGAATATCATCTAGCTCATTCAAATTATCATCAATAAAGCTTTCACCTGCATCGGAAACATCCTCTACAAATGGAAGAATCTTTTGAATCTCAGTCATAAGCTCTGTTGCACTTATAGTTCCATTTACCGTGCTATCCAATAACTTTCCAAGCTTTGGCATGTTTTCATCTAACTCATAAGTTGCATCCATTATTCTTCTAAGTTCAGTTCTATTATCTTCAATATCTATACCTACTTCATCGCACATTCTAAATATAATACCAGTTATAGTCTTTGTAATATTTTCATCTAACTGACTCTTTACAGTTTTGACAGCAGAATCTGTAAATTTAGGTGCAATAGGATTTTTCTTTTCATTAGCCGTATAAATTAGCTTAGGTTTTTCAACATTTTTTTCAACAAGAGTTGTAGTCTTTTGTGAAAAATCTTCTGGGATTATTATTGATGCATAATATTCTTCCATAAGAAGTCCATTATCAGCCGTTTCCTTATCTACAAATTCCCATCCAATTTTATCATTATCCTTTAATTTATCGACTAGTTCATTGCCCAAATTAATATCCTTATCTCTGAATGTGGTACCTTTATCTTCATTTACTACTGCAACCTTTATTCCAGATGTACTTGAATAAGGATCCCACGATGCAAATATATTAACAAGAGAATATAAGGATGGAATTGCAATCAAACCTAAAACTATCCCTAATGCAATCCAATTTGTAATTATATTCTTAAAATCTTTCTTAATTATTTTTATTATGTTCTTCATGCTACATCCCTCTGAATAGTTATTAATATTTTATATAGATTATATCACAAAAAATGACCATAAGTCATTTTTATAAATTAATAAAATAATTAAATATAATTTCTTCTTAAAATACTTATATTTAATTATTTTATTATATTTTTATTGTACATAATTCATATATTAAATAAAATATTTGCAAAAAAATTAAAATATTATTTTTAGCTAAATATAATATTTTAAGTAAGTACCTTATAAAAAATTAACCAAAATAAAAATATAAGCCAAAATTTAATTATGCTTATATTTTTATAAATCACGAACTTTAATTATTCTTATTTCTTCTATTTTTTTAACTATCCTATCATTATCCCAATGGAATCATCAAAAATTTTTATCTCTACATTTTTATTTCCTAAAATTAAAGATTTGTTTTCTTTTATTCCATCAATTTCATTAAATAACCTTTGTCCATTTTCAGGAAATACACATTCAAAAATTTTTTTCAAATTCTCATTAAATATAGTTCCGTTTTTTCTTAATAAAATACTAATAGAACCACTATCAAATATATTTACAGCTGCATACTCTGAATTATCACCTTTGCCATCACACCATGTATATCTGTAAAGAGATGAATACTTATCATTTGAATTTTCATAGTCAACTACACGTTCTACAGAACTATATCCAAGTTTTTCAATTAGCGATTTAACATCATTGCTGTTAAATTTATCATCTGACAACACATTATTTGTCCATGCTCCATCATCATTCAAATAATAATCTCCTATATAACAGCTGTGAGCCATTACTCCATTACTGTATAAATAATACCAGTTATTATTATAAAGAATCCATCCTGACTGCATTATTCCATTACTATCAAAATAATACCATTCTCCATTTTTATCCTTAAACCAACTTGTCCTTAAAGTTCCATTATCAAAATAACTCCACTTCCCATTATTTAAATGCCAACCATTAGAATAATCAACTGCATATACTCCAATTGCACCTTGTGAAATCATCATAGTTAACGTAGATAATAATACTAGCTTTTTTAAATGTTTTTTCAATTTTAAATCACCTCAAATTCATAATTAGTATTTATATCAAAAAAATTCATCATATGTACTTATCCATACTATTATAGCACCTAGTTAAGAATAATCATTACATTATTCTTAATTTTAAGACCTGCTTAAGATTATAAGCAAGTCTTTGTTTTTAAATATTCACTTAAAATATAATCAGATTTTTTTCTCGATTTAAAAATATGCTCTTCAAATTTATAAACCGGCATTATACCCATAAGCGAATTTGTTACAAACATCTCATCGAAAGTACTTACTTCGTATGGATAAATATATTTTTCTACAACATCATACTTATCAAGAATATATTTTCTTATTGTTCCATTAAGAAGCCCACAGGATAATTTAGGTGTAACAATTTGATTGTTATTAACAAAAAATATATTAGTTGTTGCTCCTTCAGTCAACTGACCTTTCATGTTT
This genomic interval carries:
- a CDS encoding YhgE/Pip domain-containing protein; this encodes MKNIIKIIKKDFKNIITNWIALGIVLGLIAIPSLYSLVNIFASWDPYSSTSGIKVAVVNEDKGTTFRDKDINLGNELVDKLKDNDKIGWEFVDKETADNGLLMEEYYASIIIPEDFSQKTTTLVEKNVEKPKLIYTANEKKNPIAPKFTDSAVKTVKSQLDENITKTITGIIFRMCDEVGIDIEDNRTELRRIMDATYELDENMPKLGKLLDSTVNGTISATELMTEIQKILPFVEDVSDAGESFIDDNLNELDDIQSELDELSPDIKEKLVSAEEKLDSLNVTLGNLDDNILPETAKKTLLTVSDTVDAMQITTQGVRDQLKKLSRVLNKISKVDIPKIEIGNDVEIYDNLKDLLNQYNKQVEALESIQKNLKEMSKIVTMINNRLDTIDEKLATINERVKDKINDLDNGEKLDIQFLTDIKALVNDVHGLVADIIDDYSTDIVKDINSEIDLIRNIGDNGLTLIGQSKAILPEIDNLLNTFMDISNRTHDQLVDLQNDFPDLQDKVHKLAAKIKEFDDKEDIDEVLELITNDWQTQSDFMANPVEIEDNRLFPWPNYGSTATPFYTVLCLWIGGYMLSMLLGTEVHAHEGEEEYKHHEVYFGRMALFVVIGIFQAIVASLGALYILKVYAVHPAMLVFYSVFISVVFMTIIYTAVSLFGHGGIVIGIVLLVIQVAASSANFPIEVNPRMFQIISPFLPFTYAINGMRQVMAGVVYSILFKDIAILSIYMLASIIMGVTCKKASNRLIKPFVDKLKESKLVI